One window of Saccharicrinis carchari genomic DNA carries:
- a CDS encoding efflux RND transporter periplasmic adaptor subunit — protein MDKPIEKKKGIQKKHILWAAGAFLLIGLVLKVSMGTHQSVYRTERDKLTVSSVALAQFNDYITVPGQVEPISTIYLDVEEGGKVEDIYIEEGEMLKKGDVILKLRNNDLNTSIMNSESQLAYHANEMRNTQIQMEQQQIQNKRQKLQMDLQVTRAKRKYSQYQRLFNEELIAKENYIQAKEEYDLALKEQELTIQKLIQDSIFRNNQKRSMDESLSNTRLSLQMARKRLDNLYVKAPVDGQLGLLDAEIGQSISRGQRLGLVHVLTDFKITAQIDEHYIDRVRRKLLASFQRNDTDFGLSIKKVYPEVRSGQFKVDLVFTGERPSNIRTGQTYHIKLQLGQPEQSILLPRGGFFQSTGGQWVYVLNENETEAIKRNIKIGKQNPRYYEILEGLNPGEKVITSSYDLFGDNDKIVLR, from the coding sequence ATGGACAAACCAATAGAAAAGAAAAAAGGGATACAGAAAAAGCACATTTTATGGGCTGCGGGCGCATTTCTTCTTATAGGGCTGGTGCTCAAGGTAAGCATGGGCACGCATCAATCTGTATATCGCACGGAGCGCGACAAACTTACCGTTAGTAGTGTTGCGCTTGCACAGTTCAACGATTACATCACCGTGCCCGGGCAGGTTGAGCCCATTTCCACCATTTATCTCGATGTTGAAGAAGGGGGCAAAGTGGAGGATATTTATATTGAGGAGGGCGAGATGCTTAAAAAGGGGGATGTCATCCTGAAGCTGCGCAACAATGATTTGAACACGTCCATCATGAACAGCGAATCGCAACTGGCCTACCATGCCAATGAGATGCGGAATACCCAAATACAGATGGAACAACAACAGATACAAAACAAACGGCAGAAGCTGCAAATGGACCTTCAGGTGACCAGGGCCAAACGAAAATACAGTCAGTACCAACGATTGTTCAACGAAGAGCTGATTGCCAAAGAAAATTACATACAGGCCAAAGAAGAATATGATTTGGCTTTAAAAGAACAGGAGCTGACCATACAAAAATTGATTCAAGATTCTATTTTCCGGAACAACCAAAAAAGAAGCATGGACGAGAGCCTGAGCAATACGCGCCTAAGTTTGCAGATGGCCCGTAAACGCCTGGACAACTTGTATGTAAAGGCACCCGTTGATGGTCAGCTGGGCTTGCTGGATGCCGAAATAGGTCAATCCATATCGCGCGGCCAGCGGCTGGGACTGGTGCATGTGCTTACCGACTTTAAAATTACGGCCCAGATAGACGAGCATTATATCGACCGCGTGCGACGGAAATTGCTGGCATCCTTTCAAAGGAACGATACGGACTTTGGCTTGAGCATTAAAAAAGTGTACCCCGAAGTCCGCAGCGGTCAGTTTAAGGTAGATCTGGTTTTTACCGGGGAACGCCCCTCCAACATCCGCACCGGGCAAACCTATCATATAAAATTGCAATTGGGACAGCCCGAACAAAGCATCCTACTGCCCCGGGGCGGTTTTTTCCAGAGCACCGGCGGACAATGGGTGTATGTGCTCAACGAAAACGAAACGGAAGCCATCAAACGAAACATTAAAATAGGAAAGCAAAACCCCAGGTATTACGAAATACTCGAAGGCCTGAATCCCGGCGAAAAAGTGATTACTTCGAGCTACGATTTATTTGGGGATAATGATAAGATAGTTTTGAGGTAA
- a CDS encoding TolC family protein yields MNKLIIHMFYILFFVLPAKAQETWTVNRCIRYALENNTAHRNYQLNVKREKLTAAQSKFDLLPSVSASSGGGMSYGKSVDQNNDYTNTEHFSASGRIGANLVLFEGFSRLNRMAYARFRLRAAELDRINHEDDLAFAILESYYDIVFYTGMVQIAKDQIEISNYNLKKTQAQVEIGLQAKSDLLQMQASLEKERLEFLLAQNRVEELKYNLWEKMNYKIEQGNGFEINHHTPNVNENIDPVSDSLFFEFAVVSPLLKKSEADRLAAEKNVAITKGQNLPSLSLNASMGSGYYETDIGNTGNIVPLKDQIDKNMSKYIGASLSIPIFGRNQQRTKVKQAIINKEQAQNNYDRQKQQLYYEVANNTRELRALRAKCNQIQKKLTANEMAYEVALKKYAEGLINIIELLTVKEQLADSKSELLLAGIQYEIKSRMIDFYKGERFWK; encoded by the coding sequence GTGAATAAACTGATTATCCATATGTTTTACATACTGTTTTTTGTGCTTCCCGCAAAGGCGCAGGAAACCTGGACCGTGAACAGGTGTATCCGCTATGCGCTGGAAAACAATACCGCGCATCGTAATTATCAACTCAATGTAAAAAGGGAAAAATTAACGGCGGCCCAGTCTAAATTTGATTTGCTGCCTTCCGTTTCGGCCTCAAGCGGCGGGGGCATGAGCTATGGCAAAAGCGTGGACCAAAATAACGATTATACTAATACCGAGCATTTTAGTGCCAGCGGGAGGATAGGTGCCAATTTGGTTCTGTTTGAGGGTTTTAGCCGATTAAACCGCATGGCTTATGCCAGGTTCCGTTTACGGGCGGCCGAGTTGGATCGAATCAACCACGAGGATGATTTGGCCTTTGCGATCCTGGAATCCTATTACGATATCGTGTTTTATACGGGCATGGTGCAAATAGCAAAGGATCAGATTGAGATATCGAATTACAATCTAAAGAAAACACAGGCACAAGTAGAGATAGGCTTACAGGCTAAATCGGACCTGCTGCAAATGCAGGCTTCGCTCGAAAAAGAAAGACTGGAATTTTTGCTGGCCCAAAACAGGGTGGAAGAGCTAAAGTATAACCTTTGGGAAAAGATGAATTATAAAATTGAACAAGGCAATGGTTTTGAGATAAATCATCATACGCCCAACGTTAACGAAAATATAGACCCGGTAAGCGATTCCTTATTTTTTGAGTTTGCAGTGGTATCGCCCCTGCTTAAAAAAAGTGAAGCCGATAGGCTGGCAGCCGAAAAAAATGTGGCCATTACAAAGGGGCAGAACCTGCCATCGCTTAGCTTAAACGCTTCGATGGGATCGGGATATTACGAAACCGACATAGGTAATACTGGCAATATAGTGCCGCTCAAAGATCAGATAGACAAGAATATGAGCAAATATATCGGGGCATCGCTTTCTATACCTATTTTTGGTCGGAACCAACAACGCACAAAGGTAAAGCAAGCCATCATCAATAAGGAGCAGGCCCAAAATAATTACGACCGGCAAAAGCAACAATTGTATTACGAGGTGGCCAACAACACCCGTGAATTAAGGGCATTACGGGCAAAATGTAATCAAATACAAAAGAAGTTGACAGCCAACGAGATGGCCTACGAAGTGGCCCTGAAAAAATATGCCGAAGGCCTCATCAACATCATTGAGCTGCTGACGGTAAAAGAACAACTGGCCGACTCAAAAAGCGAATTGCTGTTGGCAGGTATTCAGTACGAGATAAAAAGCAGGATGATAGATTTTTATAAAGGGGAAAGGTTTTGGAAATAA
- a CDS encoding sigma-54-dependent transcriptional regulator, which translates to MKANILIVDDNKSVLSALDILLAPQFDHVKCFSSPNQIVTELRQRDYQLVLLDMNFKTGANTGNEGIFWLNEIKERSPSTSVVLITAYGDVELAVKALKLGATDFILKPWDNAKLLATIQSAIQLSFSRNEVSDLKQKEKALKQAFNPKDKYMIGSSPELMAVLKMVQKVAKTDTNVLITGENGTGKELVAREIHRLSKRNKEMLVSVDMGAVTETLFESELFGHVKGAFTDARESRPGKFEIAHKGTLFLDEIGNLSFHLQAKLLAALQNRQVTRIGANQPMPIDIRLITATNKDLERMVGEELFREDLLYRINTIHIEVPPLRVRGNDILVLAEFFLKKYAHKYDKPVPKLNQQAQEMLLKYQWPGNIRELEHAIEKAIILSDTKVLKPDDFYLRPAKVGKGGAASLKIEDMEQKLIGKALEAHPGNITAAAAELGITRQTLYNKMKKYEFL; encoded by the coding sequence ATGAAAGCAAACATATTAATAGTTGACGACAATAAAAGCGTATTGAGTGCGCTGGATATTCTGTTGGCACCGCAATTCGATCACGTCAAATGTTTCTCCTCGCCCAATCAAATTGTTACGGAGCTTAGACAAAGGGATTATCAGTTGGTATTGCTGGACATGAATTTTAAAACGGGCGCCAATACCGGTAACGAGGGAATATTCTGGCTCAACGAGATAAAGGAAAGATCGCCCAGCACCTCCGTTGTGCTGATAACCGCCTATGGCGATGTAGAGTTGGCCGTGAAAGCTCTGAAGCTGGGCGCTACGGATTTTATTTTAAAGCCATGGGACAATGCCAAGCTCCTGGCCACCATTCAATCGGCCATACAGTTAAGCTTTTCGCGCAACGAGGTGAGCGATTTAAAGCAAAAGGAGAAAGCACTGAAACAGGCATTCAATCCAAAAGATAAATATATGATAGGCTCGTCGCCGGAGTTGATGGCCGTTTTAAAAATGGTGCAAAAAGTAGCCAAAACGGATACCAACGTACTGATTACGGGGGAGAACGGGACGGGCAAGGAATTGGTGGCGCGGGAGATACACCGTTTGTCGAAACGAAATAAGGAGATGTTGGTGTCGGTGGATATGGGCGCCGTTACCGAAACGCTTTTCGAGAGCGAGCTGTTTGGCCATGTGAAGGGGGCTTTTACCGATGCCAGGGAGTCGCGCCCCGGCAAGTTTGAGATAGCGCATAAAGGCACACTTTTTTTGGATGAGATAGGCAACCTTTCTTTTCATCTGCAAGCCAAGCTCTTGGCGGCACTTCAAAACAGGCAGGTGACCCGCATCGGCGCCAACCAACCAATGCCCATCGATATACGGCTGATAACGGCCACCAACAAGGATTTGGAGAGAATGGTGGGGGAGGAGCTTTTTAGGGAAGATTTGCTGTACCGTATCAATACCATACATATTGAAGTGCCGCCGCTGCGCGTAAGGGGCAACGACATATTGGTATTGGCAGAATTTTTTCTGAAAAAGTATGCTCATAAATACGATAAGCCCGTTCCAAAGTTAAATCAGCAGGCCCAGGAGATGCTGCTCAAATACCAATGGCCCGGTAATATCCGCGAACTGGAACATGCCATCGAAAAGGCCATCATCCTGAGCGATACCAAAGTATTAAAACCGGATGACTTTTATTTGAGGCCTGCCAAGGTGGGCAAAGGGGGTGCGGCATCCTTAAAAATTGAGGACATGGAGCAAAAACTCATTGGCAAAGCCCTGGAAGCCCATCCCGGAAATATTACCGCAGCGGCGGCAGAACTGGGCATTACACGGCAGACCTTGTACAACAAAATGAAAAAATACGAGTTTTTATGA
- a CDS encoding sensor histidine kinase, translating to MIKSFYLQLISRIMLIVTLSVVSTVCFLSDFHFVYGAACSIVMLIVIFRFIKFLNTVNEQISFFFESILNEDFNSVYALKRKSKILDKLNENLDKVNRKMQDALMANARQEQYFKALIEHVGTGIITCNKDGFVIDANAGFKQLVGLEQLTHTKQLQKVDSKLMEAVNSIRHKEQKIVGVNNERQGDTVRLLLKAAAFNTGAQNLMLISAQNIDKELDENELDSWMKLIRVLTHEIMNSIAPITSLSETIASLYSKEGKAVLAKDIDDRTIETTIRGLNVIREQGKGLINFVESYRSLMRLPKPKKERVKLYSFLEKQCAINQAKEINMQLLCADEDRNLSVCADKEQLGQVLANLIKNAIYALKGSQNPEITIGFGTNQKNRVEISVKDNGPGIDPDLLEEIFIPFFTTKETGSGIGLSLSRQIMRLHGGWLKAQSVMGKESVFTMVLPKEGTAV from the coding sequence ATGATCAAGTCCTTTTATCTTCAGCTGATAAGTCGTATTATGCTCATCGTAACACTTTCGGTGGTAAGCACGGTTTGCTTTTTAAGCGATTTTCATTTTGTCTATGGTGCGGCCTGCTCCATCGTTATGCTAATCGTTATCTTTCGTTTCATTAAATTTTTGAATACGGTAAACGAGCAAATCAGTTTCTTTTTCGAGAGCATCCTAAACGAAGATTTCAATTCGGTATATGCGCTAAAACGGAAAAGTAAAATCCTGGATAAGCTAAACGAAAATCTGGACAAGGTAAACCGTAAAATGCAGGACGCCCTGATGGCCAACGCCCGTCAGGAACAATATTTTAAGGCTTTGATAGAGCACGTGGGGACGGGCATTATTACCTGCAACAAGGACGGCTTTGTGATTGATGCCAATGCGGGCTTTAAACAGTTGGTGGGGCTGGAGCAACTCACGCACACCAAGCAATTGCAAAAGGTGGACAGCAAATTGATGGAAGCCGTTAACTCCATACGCCACAAGGAACAAAAGATAGTGGGTGTAAATAATGAAAGACAGGGCGACACTGTCCGGCTTTTGCTCAAGGCAGCAGCTTTTAATACGGGCGCTCAAAACCTGATGCTTATATCGGCTCAGAATATCGACAAAGAACTGGACGAAAATGAGCTGGACTCATGGATGAAACTTATCCGGGTGCTCACCCACGAAATAATGAATTCCATTGCGCCCATCACCTCCTTGTCCGAAACCATAGCCTCGCTTTACAGTAAGGAGGGCAAGGCAGTTTTGGCCAAAGATATCGATGATCGTACCATTGAAACCACCATTCGCGGGCTCAATGTTATCCGGGAGCAGGGCAAGGGGCTGATAAACTTTGTGGAATCGTACCGCTCGCTGATGCGTTTGCCAAAGCCTAAAAAGGAGCGCGTTAAGCTGTATTCTTTCCTCGAAAAACAATGTGCCATCAATCAGGCTAAAGAAATAAACATGCAATTGCTTTGTGCAGATGAGGACAGAAATCTATCTGTTTGTGCCGATAAGGAGCAGCTTGGGCAGGTGCTGGCCAACCTGATAAAAAATGCCATTTATGCTTTGAAGGGAAGCCAAAATCCGGAAATTACAATCGGCTTTGGTACAAACCAGAAAAACCGGGTGGAGATATCGGTTAAAGATAACGGGCCGGGTATCGACCCCGACTTATTGGAAGAGATATTCATCCCCTTTTTTACCACCAAGGAAACCGGGAGCGGCATCGGCCTAAGCCTGTCGCGCCAGATAATGCGTCTGCACGGTGGTTGGCTAAAAGCACAATCGGTTATGGGCAAGGAAAGTGTTTTTACAATGGTATTGCCAAAGGAGGGTACCGCGGTGTAG
- a CDS encoding DUF4924 family protein, protein MIVAKEKRHSNIVEYILYMWQVEDLIRAYQFDMEAIKKNVIPQYNMSGEVLHETIAWYDNLIEMMTLEQIKEKGHLQVITNLVNDLHRLHLELIANKKEIAYHHVYGATLPFINEFDQKTGKKLSNEIELCLTGIYSKFLLTLQQKEISKGTEEAIKAFSSYLALLAAKYHEEQKAEETKNKE, encoded by the coding sequence ATGATTGTAGCCAAAGAGAAACGCCACAGCAATATAGTTGAATACATACTTTACATGTGGCAGGTAGAAGATTTGATAAGGGCATACCAGTTCGATATGGAAGCCATTAAAAAAAATGTTATTCCGCAGTATAACATGAGCGGCGAGGTGCTGCACGAAACCATAGCATGGTACGATAATTTGATAGAAATGATGACCCTGGAGCAGATTAAAGAAAAAGGCCACTTGCAGGTAATCACTAACCTGGTTAACGATTTGCATCGCCTACATCTGGAATTAATTGCCAATAAAAAAGAAATCGCCTATCATCACGTTTACGGTGCCACCCTCCCTTTTATTAATGAGTTTGATCAAAAAACAGGTAAAAAGCTCAGCAACGAAATTGAGCTTTGCCTCACCGGTATCTACAGTAAATTCTTACTCACCCTTCAACAAAAGGAAATATCAAAAGGCACCGAAGAGGCCATCAAAGCATTTAGCTCGTACCTGGCACTTTTAGCAGCCAAATACCATGAGGAACAAAAAGCCGAGGAAACGAAAAATAAGGAGTAA
- a CDS encoding RNA-binding S4 domain-containing protein, with product MDESVRIDKYLWAIRVFKTRSLAAEAIKKGRVLIDGLPVKTSRMVKEGITIDVKIPPITRSFKVLAVSGKRMGAKLVPDFMQEVTSEEQLETLELTRLANAMGRRKGLGRPTKKDRRDLDKIQESDDWDF from the coding sequence ATGGACGAAAGCGTACGTATTGATAAATATTTATGGGCTATCAGGGTGTTTAAAACAAGGAGCCTGGCTGCCGAAGCCATAAAGAAAGGACGGGTACTTATTGACGGTCTTCCCGTAAAAACCTCACGAATGGTAAAGGAGGGTATTACTATTGATGTAAAAATTCCGCCTATAACACGCTCATTTAAAGTGTTGGCTGTTTCAGGCAAAAGGATGGGAGCCAAACTGGTACCCGACTTTATGCAGGAGGTAACAAGCGAAGAACAGCTCGAAACATTGGAGTTGACACGCCTGGCCAACGCCATGGGACGCCGAAAAGGATTGGGACGCCCTACAAAAAAAGACCGCCGCGACTTGGATAAAATACAAGAATCGGACGACTGGGATTTTTAG
- the pth gene encoding aminoacyl-tRNA hydrolase: MKYLIVGLGNIGSEYRNTRHNIGFDVLDELAKQEKLEFDNLRYGAVTQYKFKGRTLILLKPSTYMNLSGKAIRYWMQQEKINPENLLVVVDDLALPLASLRMRQKGSDAGHNGLKNIQEVFGHNNYSRIRFGIGNNFSRGKQIDYVLGKWDESELAALPQAIDSAIAMIKGFVTIGPAATMSQYNKK; encoded by the coding sequence ATGAAGTATTTGATAGTGGGCTTAGGCAATATTGGTTCCGAATATCGGAACACCCGCCACAACATAGGTTTTGATGTATTAGACGAATTGGCCAAACAAGAGAAACTGGAATTTGATAACCTGCGATATGGCGCAGTAACTCAGTATAAGTTTAAAGGCCGCACGCTCATTCTGCTCAAGCCAAGTACCTATATGAACCTTAGCGGAAAGGCCATCAGGTATTGGATGCAGCAAGAGAAAATAAATCCTGAAAACCTTTTAGTGGTGGTGGATGACCTGGCCTTACCGCTTGCCTCCCTCCGAATGCGCCAAAAAGGTAGTGATGCAGGACATAATGGGCTTAAAAATATACAAGAAGTTTTTGGCCATAACAATTATAGTAGAATACGTTTTGGCATAGGCAACAATTTTAGTCGCGGAAAACAGATTGACTACGTGTTAGGAAAGTGGGACGAAAGCGAGCTGGCGGCCTTACCTCAGGCCATTGATTCGGCCATTGCAATGATAAAAGGATTTGTTACTATTGGACCCGCTGCTACCATGAGTCAATACAACAAAAAATAG